The genomic DNA GGCGGTGGAGGGCCCTGGTAGCTAGGCACTTCAGCCACTGTAGTCCCCGATCCCATAGGCTGGGGCCCATCCTGGAAGGGGCTGGGAGGGGGCGGCTGCTGCATCCAGGGAGGATGGGTGGGAGCAACAGCTGTCTGCAACTCTGGCTTCTGAACCCGCATGCTTTTCACAGGCTGGAGAATAGGCGCCTGGGTAATGGCTGTCACAGTGGTGGCAGAGGGCTGGGAGTTTGCAGGGTGGTTCTGCCTGTTGCTTAGCTGATGGCTGTTGAACGAGTTGGAGCGGACAGGGATGTTGTGCTGCCAGGACGTGGGCATCTCGTGGCTGCCATTGCCTGGAGAGGACTGGGGCTGACCAGGGGGAGGAGGCGGCTGGGACCAGGCAGGCTGCATCCCAGGAATGTTGAGGTTGTAAAGGTCCAGGTTATGACTGTTCCGGTTGGGCACCATCATGGACGGAGGGATGTTGCCACCATTGACATACGTGGGCGAGGAGGCGGGTCCACCTGCTTGCATTTGCACAGCAGTGGGGCTCTGCCTGTTGCCCTGGTTCATGGGataagggggtgggggttgcCGGCTGCTGCTGCTCATGCCTACATTCTGGTGTCCCAAGTAATCAGGTTGTCCCGAACCATTCTGAGCCCAGCCAGGAAAGCTGAATTTGTTTCCCGCAGGTCCCTGCATGATGATAGGCTGTCGGCCCACCGGCACAGGGCTGATTCCTCTCTGACTCTGAGGGGGGGCCGCAGAGTAGCCATCAGACCAGGCACTCTGAGGGACTGGGGAGATGCGGGGTACTAGGTAATCCATGTTGCCGGAGAAGCGCTTGGTAGAAGGGTTTGCATCCCaggatggtggtggtggggtggtGCCCCGggttgggggaggaggaggggtgacACTACGCACctgtggaggagggggagggttgACACGCTGCCCATTGCCCTGGTGACCCTGGGTGAAGGCTGCGAGTCCCGAGCCCGATGGTGGTCGCCCTCCCAGTTCACCTTGCGGCCCTGGGCTATCGGAGCGATACATCATCCCCTCTACGAGAGGAGAGCTGTGCCTGGAAGGAACCAGCGACTCTTTGGAGCCCTTCCAGCTTGGCTTGCGGTGCACCGGCTGCTGGATATGACCTGAACCCAGAAAGGATAAACATAAAGCAAGTCTATACAAACTATGCACAATTCAACACCAGACATTGTCGCTTGagtgtacattttaaaaatcccCAAAAGTTATCTATACAAGTAacttacaaacacaaaaagacaatccttacgaaaagaaaaaaaatctaaattacattttaggcTTGAATATAACTGGAGCTATAACACCATGGTTGAAAATAAAGGGCCAATTTGGAGATTATCAACAGTACATTATGGAAGGCCACTTTGGATCTTGACCAAAGGAGAAAATTCAGCCTTTCGCAAACTTTGGTAGAGGATCCAGAACAGACACCTACCAGGAGCTTTCATGCCAGCATTTACTGGCCGTGCAGCAGCAGCCACCATCTGTTCCCTCCATGGGTCCTGGTAGCTCATTTTACTGATGTATTCAATGGCAGCTTCCACACTCCGGCTATTGGTTTGCTTCAGAGCACGGATCACCATCTCCTACAgaggaaaacatttacaaaaatgcAATGTCAACATGAACTAAAGGTGGCATGAGCAGATTTCCAACACCCAAAATAGCTTCTATGGGTTTCAGAAAGATGATGTTGAATGTATTGTTTGACATaagcagaagagcagaacaaaAATATGACTACGAGACAAGAACATTTATTCACATTATGAAATTAGTTGAGTTGCACATTATTGGTCAAATGGTGATTATTTTCAGTTGCTGACATGCAAAATAATACCAGACACTTCTAATTGCAATAATTGTTATGCACAAAGAAATGCTAACTGGTGTAAAATATATCTTGTATAATACATGAAGACAgtcataatacatattttgaggATCTTATTAGATATATTTAGTAACCTACTTCATTTAGGAATATCGGAATTGTGTATAGTCTGAAATTACCATTTTCAAGATATGCTAGCTAGTAATAAAGGTCAAAAATACCAGATAAACATAAGATGAAGGAATGTGTTCAGGTTTCATACACAACTTAATTGGTAAATTATTTAGATTAGTATGCCTTAACTGTAACAAGGGTGGAACAGATCAAATTGCAAATTCCACTGAAAAGGTTATTTATCCTATTATTAGACTATTTCCATCAGCTAACCATAAGATTTGTGCAGTTGTGAGGAAACAGGCATCTAAAGGTTTCTGGATGGTTTTGGCATAATTGTTTTGATATCATTCAACAATTTCAGCAGCATAattcattcaaatgtattaaaaacagattTAGTTTGTAAATAGGTACGAATGAATGAAGTCACCCTATGACTTGTGCTGTAAACATCCTTTAGCACACAACATTACACCCTGAGGATAGAAACAATAGAAAAGCAGGTATTTCCACATACCAtctttcaaatatttgaatCAGTCAACTAACTCAGTTGTAGATGGAAACAGGGCAACTGGTAACAAATATTTATGAGTAAAGTCACAGCAATATAAAAGAAAGGTGGTAGAAGATCTTCTGTACATtattcataacattggtgaccATTAGCAATTGagtttcatatatttaaattcatGCTCACTATTTCATGTCTGGTATTGGTTTTCTGAGAAATATAGTTTACTCTGTCGTGCTGAGGAATGATGTTCTTTGTAATGCCACGTAATTCTTTAGAATCCATTCACACATTCACATACTGCTTATTATCTATAAACCTCAGCTCTAAATCTAGGCAGTGTTGATACCTCTATGGTATTATGATATGTTATTCTCTGGACAGGGGCTTACCTCCTCAAATCCAGCAGTCTGCAACTCCAGCAGCATCTGCTTGTTGACCTCAGAGGTACCCCTGCCCGAGGAGCTGGGCTCATTGGCGAAAGGCATCAGGGACTTTCGGATCTCCTGAAGGGCTTTATGGTAGGTGTTTAATTTTGGGTTGGTGTTCCTGCCCTGTTGCCTGGGATCCTCTGCCAGCCCTTTCCCAGCACTACACTCCATCTTGGCCGCATCGGAGGGCCTGGACAGGTTGCGCAGACTCTCCCGAATCTCCTGCAGCATCTGATGGCTGCTGCCAGTGTAATTACTCGCTGGGAAAGTCTTGGGCCGCACCTGTCGGTATCCTTCGGGTTTCTCCCCTCTCTTCATGAAAGAACATGTATGTCGGCAACAAAGGCAAAGTGGGGGGCCACACTCTCAGCAACTGGGCGGTCACTGATGCGCGAGAACTAAAACGACACTGGCTGGACTGGGCTTCGTTCCTCTTCACATTTGTTGTCCTAGTGCCAAAGCAACATctggagagagaaaagaaaaacagttatcCAGATAGATCTACACAGATCTAAATGTCAAGGATAGGGGTTATTCTTATGAATTTATATTAGAGTTGTTCTCTAAAAATAATTATCCTTAGAAGATGATAATGTATATTTCTACAGCAGGAAAACTGATTCTCTTGATGCAAATCTCCAAATGGTTAAACTTTATTACCATGTAAAGCACAGTGTATAGATGTGATTATTAAATCAGCAAAGTTACAgaatgcacatgtaatttggtggaaaataataaaacaattaaagttaataaatgttaCCTAACAGGAATGTAtagataataaaaatgtatgatttgggacagatttcattttctactgcgcCCCCCCATTACATGCAACCTccagaaattggccctccatcaccagacattgggaacccctgccgCAGCCTATAATAGTTTAATATCACCCAGTACATGCATCAAAACTGAAGGAGTGCATTTGTCGACCGAAACCTTGCTCGAAATGTGAGGTGCGGTAATAATGCATTGCAGTCTTCTCGGGAATGTTGCCTAGATTGGTTTGAACGATACAgtgcaatgttttatttgtgttagtTCTCCATTGACTTCTGATATAGACTGAAAAATCAAGACAATGTAACTGAAGTTACCcactcaaaacaaaaacaagctgcCGGAAGGGGCATCAGCTCCGCATCGCTGGAATACCAGGCACCGAAACCTGTCATTAAACTCACCAACTGCCCCAGACCTACCCTTAAGAGCAACACCACTTTCTCATTCGCCAGAACTTATAATGAATGTATTATCCTACCATTTATTTACTCCTGAACTGTGGTCGCCAAAAGATCAACAGTGTATCCATCTTGGTTTTAAACCAACTGACACGTTAAAAAAATATCACGGTCTACTACAACGACCAACGACCCTGTACGAACCCGATAATCCCCCGCACACGACCCGATTCCCGGCAGGCGTTCGGAGGACAATCCCTGGCTTCTCCATCTTGTCCCAGGCCTGTGTGGGCCTGGCTAAGGTGTGGCCAGGGATAGGGAACATTCCTTAAAACGTAAcatgtaaaacacatttaagcCGGAGCCCTGTTTCAGAAATAACAGCGTTAGTGTTTGTCCCGTCACTCGGTTGCACGGCGGTCAAGTGAATCCTAAACATCCACCGATGCCACAGTCCGGACTCAGTTTAGTCGCTGCATCCAGCACCGGGCCTTCCAGCACAGGGGGCTTCACAAAGGACTTACCTAGCGCCTCCGGTCTGCAGCTCATTACCACACTGTACTGAGGACAAAGCGCCGCGGCGGCAGTGGACCGTGTGCGGATTGAGCGGTGCCGCGGATATCACTGCTGTCCTTCTTTCTGTCCCGGTGTCGCTCGGATAGTCCACTCTTGACTGTCACACCGATAGCCCGGATGTAGAggttatttccatttcccagcAAGCTCAGCAATCCAGCAAATAGGAGGCATGCGTTCAGTCAAATCGTTTGTGCCGAGTTCTTACACATTTGTGtctatttacttttgttttttggcaTTCAAGTTTTAGTTATGTAAATAGATTAAAGAGAACACATATACAATACAGTATTAAACTAGATATCTTATGTCTGTCaggtgaaaatgtatttgtattgtgtaCCCTATCTATGGATAATAAAGTTCAAACCTAATTAAGCTCTTAAATTCCCAATATTCTATAACATATACAATACAACTGAAATAATATTTGAATGCATAACCTCTTATCTAACAAAATATAAACAGACCACAatggaatattttattttttatttgcacttagaaaatcataaaaaaaaaatatatgaaggaAAAGGTACTTGAATAATGTAGTAATGGAAGGCATACTGTGTAAATATAAACAAGCTCCACGCCTTTATTTACTTAACATGTGACATTATAAGGGGGATCTCGGCCTCCTGAAAATGCTCTTGGGACCATGACAAAGGGCTCACTAGTCTAAATGCAAACAATGGAATTCATATCTTATAACTCTGCAAACACACCTTTTTTGCAAACatactttattaaaaaatagtACTTATATTACACAACTTTTTCCTTGTTTGATTtacagattttaaatatttatttcctggctttaaaacatacattatatagaCTGTGTGTTCTTAACAAGTCATCCTTTGTATGCATCCCCATCTTGGCCTTTGTTACCACTGCttctttaattatattattaactgCTGTACAACAAATGAAAGAATTAGGGAGGTGGTTGTGGTATTCAAAAAACAAGTTCCACTTTGTTGTAAAAAGCAACCAGTTCTCTTCACACTGGCACACGTTTTGTGACATAAATGGCTTCCCCATCGGTCCCACAGACCATGCACTGCCCCAGCACATCCAAACTGTTCACAGACATGGTCTGGCTGGGAAGCATGTTTGTCGTCTCCAGACGGCCTTTAGAAGAGTCATTGTTTAACCAGGAGCTTATCAAGGACTGATTTGCATTGGCAGGGCCAACAGTGCTGCGTGATGTTATGGTAGTATTTCTTCCACCTgttcaattaaacaaataaatcagtttAATGAAATATTACACATTAGGGCTGAACACATCAGAAGAAACAGATCTTTCCTCAAGTAAAATGTCCAACTTCTTCttttctgaaattaaattaattttgaaatCGAGTTGAAAGTTTTTACCTCTTACTACAATGGtaaattgtgttttaaatttGACCTCTCAACCTTTTTGTAAAattcaaaagaaaatgcaaacttTGAAATAGTTTACCTTGTAAGAACGATGGGGTGTCACTGTTGGTGGAGTTCTCCCAGTGCCACAGAGAGCCGTCCTCTGAGCAGGTGAACAGGTGTTCTGGGTTGGAAGGATGGAAGTGGACCTCCCACACTAGGAAATCACATGAAACACCAATCATTGGTATGtgactttaaaaatgtttgtgaATGAAGCAGGTTAATGCCTCAGTTGacattattgccttttgataaCAAATGGTAATTGAGCCGTTGGGGTTAAAAACAGGTAGTTTTCTCAAAGCTAATGAAACAAGTAACTCACTTTCAGCAGAATGAGCTTCCATGAGCGAGAACGGCATGTTGCCCTGTCTTACATCCCAGATACACAGCATGCCGTCCTGCCCCCCTGTAGCCACTATGTGCTGCTGGTTGGGGTTTTTGTCCACACAGTGTAGCGGCACTCTGTCCCCAGTTCTATGAGATAAAAGACAACAGTATTCCTTTTTATTGTGCATCTGTATAGAAATATTTTTCCCAGCCTGTTTGAATTAGATACTGTTTAAAAGCATATAATGAATTAATCtgaatatttgtatatacagcTATAGTTGAAAACATGCATACTcttcatttcaaacaaatattATTTAGAGAGTcagtatagtttaattaaactatactgacacattaattatatttttcagtggtagctgaacactgattcagactacagaaaacaaatgattCCGGTTGACTGAAACATGCAAACTTTGGATCGATAATCCACCAATGTATCTATTCAACTTGTTATGGTTACATCTCTACCAAATCTGTAATGGCTTGTCAACTCACAAGGAGAGGATCTGTGATGGTTCATTTCCCCGTTGCCTGAAGTCCCACAGTTTCAACTGGCCAATAGAATTGACTGTCAGAACCTCTGTTGTTCTCAGAAAAGTTGCAGCATGGATTGTACTGCTATCAGCATTGtctgcaaaaagaaacaaagccaTTCCTTTTCTATTTCAACTGGAATGATTAAAACTACATTATACGGAACTCAAAATAATGATGTAACTGTCAGATTTAGGTTGTCTTTGCGGTTAACACCAGAGCAATGATGGGATGGCCAAGTGTGGTGTTGTCATGCACATTAAagtgtttctttattttaactTATCAAAGTTGGTAAATGATGGAGCATTCTTagagatttttatttaaaaattcctcaattcaattttgtatttattggttGACTTAATTTCTTAGTGAGAAATCCAGATACTTTTTATATAAAgttgcacacacaaacagtaaagtaaaattaaattaatccttATTAATATGGAGACATTATTACGCTTTGTCCTCTACCTCATAGAAACTAATAGAGGGCAGGTTTCTTCTCTCTCCAACATGCCACGTTTGGTCTAATCATTGAATTAGAACAGGAAAAACACGTTTGCCTTGCTGACTATTAGTCTAAATAAACGGAGAATTGAACAAATACATCCGAGCAAGAAAAAGTGTGAACAGCCTATacacaaaaatagaaataaaccaACAAACCAATCTAAATGAAACAACCGATATTGTTTTGGGTCGGGCACACACCTATGGTGCGTATGACTCCTTTGTGTTCCACTCTGAAGAGCATGATCCGACCGTCTTCCCCAACCGACACAATCTCTGGGCTGCTGCACACCACACCCGTGCAGGGGGCATTGTCACAGGAATAGAAGTGTGCCCGATCCCAACGCTGAGCCACAGACAGAGTCTACAAGGATAAGTGTGCATCtttcaaacatacatacatacatttaaaagaaacacaGATTGACCTATTGTGCAGCAACTGACAAATACATCAACAAAATTAAAGTCACCTTTGGTTTAATATTACAGATAGAGGGACTGAGGGAAAAGACACTATTACCAATTCTTCTTCACTGAAATCCCCAATACATTGCTACAACTATTATCTACTTTGTTTGTATTCAACACTCATGATGATGTTATAACAAGCCGGTGGCAGCCAAACATCTTCTATTACAGAAAAGTTGTACAGCTGCAGGAGATACATCTGCCATTTGATTAATAAATGTTGGTTACTTAATCAAAAAGTATCACCTTTTctgtaaaactaaaacaattggGAGACTGTTAACAGCTAGAAACCAAAAAATAAGTTCTGTCACACTATACTTTGTAGATAATTTACTGCTTCCAAAGCTTTGGTTTGTAGTGAATTTGGGTAAACCATTTTTAATATGAGAAGAAGGAGTTTCAAAAAACCATAACTGGATTAGCAATTATGAGGGAATGATTGAGAACCATTCACTGTAGTCAGTAAATTTTCAGAGattgttaatttttttaatcatatttttgGAAAAGAGGCATAATCAAGGCAGGTTTACCTGGCTGTtgtggtggtgacggaagatgGTAACTGCTCCAGTGGATGAAGCTGTAACAATTCTCTCCATGTCCAAAAACTatggggaaaatatatatatatatatatatatatatatatacaatatactttTTGTTACTACTATGCATTTCAAGTTCCCCAAAATATCCCTCTCAAAATGTATCTTATCTGCACACTTTTCTACTTTTCGcagataacagcacacaatTAATATAGTGACATGACCTGAATTATTGACACTGTCACATACAACAGTTCACTACATCTAAAATATTGGAACTTAATATATTggaataatttaaattacatacaaaaataaatcaaatataaaatcTGAGGGGTAGGCTAAATATTGAAGTCTTGATCTGGACACAGCACTAGCAGGTGAAGAGAGAACGAATTATGTATTTGATTTTTACAACTGAATGATAAGACGCACTTTGCTTATAGTTACGCCTTATAATAAAACCATACagcaaataaaatgcattaaagatGAACAGATGGAGAAGTATAAAGCAGAATTGTACCTGAAGGTCGAGGACATCGCCGT from Amia ocellicauda isolate fAmiCal2 chromosome 1, fAmiCal2.hap1, whole genome shotgun sequence includes the following:
- the nup43 gene encoding nucleoporin Nup43; translation: MECINAKFVSQKISKTRWRPVSSASLQQPDIFATGSWDNEDNKVSIWSVGEHGVSSMEDEFEGDPQLLCEFKHDGDVLDLQFLDMERIVTASSTGAVTIFRHHHNSQTLSVAQRWDRAHFYSCDNAPCTGVVCSSPEIVSVGEDGRIMLFRVEHKGVIRTIDNADSSTIHAATFLRTTEVLTVNSIGQLKLWDFRQRGNEPSQILSLTGDRVPLHCVDKNPNQQHIVATGGQDGMLCIWDVRQGNMPFSLMEAHSAEMWEVHFHPSNPEHLFTCSEDGSLWHWENSTNSDTPSFLQGGRNTTITSRSTVGPANANQSLISSWLNNDSSKGRLETTNMLPSQTMSVNSLDVLGQCMVCGTDGEAIYVTKRVPV